acaacAGAAATATTATTTGTCTATGAAATTTGTAcactttattatattttttatagcaaCGAAATTAATAGtatttcttcaaaaaattatcaaaaagtataaacatttttatgaacAATCTCTATGTACAAATTAACTACCGATTAAATAATGGATCACAAAccctttaaattttaaaatgtgatTAATTagttcataaattttttaaaattaatcacgATATCTCTCAAATACCAATGTTGAGGAAGTGTTATAATAAGTTTAGGAGatcaattttgaaaagttttaaaactaacatggcgaattttaaaattcaataaatgtGTTagttaaatgacaaaattttgaACCATGTTATTCGTACTctttaaattatagaaaatgccacaCACATGTTAAAATGACAAGATACCTTTATGTTCTTTGCAAATTTACTTTCCTCACCGAGCGACCCATGTCGCCTGCTCTTTAGtctctccttctttctcatGGTCGCCTCTAGCAATCACCTCTCATTTCGCATGCCGACCTTTGCTAAGAAAATGGGGAGATAGTAGATGGCTATTGCATTGTTGGGTAAAAGTAAAAAGATGAAGAACAAGGAAGAGCTCTATAATTTTGCAAAATGAACgattatatttttgtcattttaattgcATTGTGTAGTTTAAGGAatattaatagtattttttcaaaatattagaacatgtgataaatattattaaaaagaatactAATGGTGAtattgaccaaaaaaaaaataaataaattcatataaCACCCTTGAAGTTTATCATAATTGTAATAAGTACTTTTGATGTTTGGAAAAATATAGTGAATacgtttaaaatttaatattatgttacaATTTcccttttatatttaaatattttttctctatttcttttttatttaattattactcTTAccaaatcttttatttatttatctctattttttattttggtcagcagcagcaacaacgacattttaaattatagatCTGGATGATCATTTTAGATTTGTAATGATTTGACTATACTTTAAATCTggataatcatcataaatataaaattatttaaatagtaGCAACAATAACGAGTAACAATGAAGACAACAACTCTTTATGCATGTAAATGCGAGCTTATAATGGATTATCCGTAATAAATCTAGATAGTTTTGGTTAATCATTATTCTAGATTTGGGCAATAATTCAagattgaaataatttaaatcatggggtgataaaatgatttggtAATGAAAATTTGACACAGACAATGGTGATGTAAGTCTTTTTCTTTATCTCTCTTTTATAGAATGATGATTCATTGGGCCAAATTGGGTTTATTACAGTGATTATGGGcttgtcatcattatttatctttttatctataaaaaatttaggtttatcgttttattttttatttttttggaatagcTTTCGATAGTCCATAGTCAttggttattttttaattttaatctttaaaTCAAGGGAGAGGGAAGAGAGATGAATTGTAAAatggttatttatttatttttaatagtaggGGTGACTATTGTTATTTCACAAacattaagattttttttacaatttcacCAAATTTAAAAGGGTTTCTTTGCAATTaactcaaataaataaaaatgccCTAAAATACGCTGGTGCATGCTTCTGGTTCTGGTAGCGCTGTATCAGGCAGGTGACGTCGCATATACGTCGCATGATTTGCACAGTGATATCATAGGCGATAAAGGGAAAGCCCCAAGCCCGCTATGATCCTGCGCAGACGTCCATTCtccgctgcctctctctctcgccattGGCTTTGGCGACTCTTCAGCACTCCTATTCTTTCCCCAATCTCCGGCGCGAGGCCTCTCTCACAAGCGCCTTCCGGCACGCCAAGACACGCTTTCACGTTTCCAGATCCAATCTGTATCCATGGAGGTATGTGTTGTGCCTTGCAATGTATTGGCTACTGATATGATTGTCTATACCAATGAGTATTTCATGCTACTAGGGCTTTCCTTGTGAAAAACGTGGCTTGGCGACATGAATTAAGGGGTTTGGTTGATACTAGGTGATCTGATTGAATTTCAGTGCCGATAGAAACAATGGAGGTTTCTGCCGGAATTAGTCCTAGAAAGCAGAAGCACGATGATCCGGATCTTCGAAAATCTGAAATCAAGTCTTCGGATCACGGTGCTGTGTCCGATCATCAGTTTCCATCAACGAGTGCCTTGGAGATTTTGAGGGAAACGGTTAGGGTTCTTCGGTTCAATTTGACTGGATTCATGGGTATAGCCGCTTTGCTTATATGTCCTGTATCCGCTGTTCTTTTATCAAACATGTTGGTTGATCATTCCGTTGTCAAGAGACTGACTATAAGGCTATTGTTGGTGGCCAAGGCCAGTGGATTCCCTCTCAAGCCTTTTATCAAACAGTCGTGCCAAAAGTTTTCTGAGATGGTTATCTCTTCCGCAATGTGCTTCCCCTTGTACATCACATTGTCTCTGTTGTCAAAAGCTGCGGTTGTTTACTCTGTGGATTGTACTTATTCAAGGAAAACGTTCAGCGCATCCAAATTCTATCTAATTGTTACTAAGATTTGGAGACGGCTTGTTTTGACGTATTTGTGGACCTGTATGGTGATTACTGGTTGCCTCACTCTGTTTCTTGTTCTCCTTGTAGCTGTGAGCAGCTTCTTTTCTATACTTGGGTTTGCTTCTGACCTAATTGTGTATCCTGCGCTGATGGTGGGGTTTGTTTTCTCCATCGTTTTTGCAAATGCTATCATAATTTGTAACATTGCTATTGTAATCTGTGTACTGGAAGATGTTTCTGGGCCCCAGGCATTGTTGAGGGCTAGTTTACTGATTAGGGGCCAGACTCAGGTGGGTTTGTTGATATTTCTTGGATCAACAATTGGCATGGCTTTTGTGGAGGGGTTGTTTGAGCATAGAGTGAAAACATTGAGCTATGGAGATGGGTCCTCAAGGATATGGGAAGGACCCCTCTTGGTGCTTATGTATTCATTTGTTGTGCTTATCGATTCCATGATGAGTGTGGTTTTCTACTTTAGTTGTAGATCTTATAGCATGGAAGCTCTAAATGGAGAAAGTCAATCGATATTAGAAGCCATGACCATTTCCTCTGGAACTAATATTCAGTGACATGTATATGATCTGGAAAGCTTTTTACTGAGTAGATGAGAAAAAGCTAGGTGCTGCAATGAGGATGTCACCCCGGTGTTACCAATCTTGCATTCTTGAGCACATGTAAGGGGCAGTATATCAGAGAACCTTCCCAACCGACAGGAAGATAACCTTACTTGGCTCTCAACTCTTCATTGGATATATGATTAAAAAAGTTGATCTTCAGTGATGAATAAACATGGGGACCTCTGGAGGTTGACATTTGACAGCCTGGTAACTCCAATATTGTTGAAGTAATTGTATTCCTTTAAGGAGAAAACTGGACATTATAGTTGAATACCCTATATTTCTTGTTTCCCTTCAtacttaattcaaaatttttgaagtcCTTATGATGTTGTTACATAtcttgaacatatggaatggcATTCAACATTTGGGCTCTACAGCTTCGAAAGCCAACCAGCTTGCGTGtagtttaaaaaatgaaattactttttattttgtagaagaGCTCCTAGTATGAGTTTGAGAGTTGGAAATATTATTCATGGAGAAAAGTTAACTTGTGTTGATATTTTAGGTGTTTGGGACAATAGTGGTGTACATGGACTTGC
The sequence above is a segment of the Diospyros lotus cultivar Yz01 chromosome 7, ASM1463336v1, whole genome shotgun sequence genome. Coding sequences within it:
- the LOC127805846 gene encoding uncharacterized protein LOC127805846 isoform X1, with the translated sequence MILRRRPFSAASLSRHWLWRLFSTPILSPISGARPLSQAPSGTPRHAFTFPDPICIHGVPIETMEVSAGISPRKQKHDDPDLRKSEIKSSDHGAVSDHQFPSTSALEILRETVRVLRFNLTGFMGIAALLICPVSAVLLSNMLVDHSVVKRLTIRLLLVAKASGFPLKPFIKQSCQKFSEMVISSAMCFPLYITLSLLSKAAVVYSVDCTYSRKTFSASKFYLIVTKIWRRLVLTYLWTCMVITGCLTLFLVLLVAVSSFFSILGFASDLIVYPALMVGFVFSIVFANAIIICNIAIVICVLEDVSGPQALLRASLLIRGQTQVGLLIFLGSTIGMAFVEGLFEHRVKTLSYGDGSSRIWEGPLLVLMYSFVVLIDSMMSVVFYFSCRSYSMEALNGESQSILEAMTISSGTNIQ
- the LOC127805846 gene encoding uncharacterized protein LOC127805846 isoform X2, which translates into the protein MEVSAGISPRKQKHDDPDLRKSEIKSSDHGAVSDHQFPSTSALEILRETVRVLRFNLTGFMGIAALLICPVSAVLLSNMLVDHSVVKRLTIRLLLVAKASGFPLKPFIKQSCQKFSEMVISSAMCFPLYITLSLLSKAAVVYSVDCTYSRKTFSASKFYLIVTKIWRRLVLTYLWTCMVITGCLTLFLVLLVAVSSFFSILGFASDLIVYPALMVGFVFSIVFANAIIICNIAIVICVLEDVSGPQALLRASLLIRGQTQVGLLIFLGSTIGMAFVEGLFEHRVKTLSYGDGSSRIWEGPLLVLMYSFVVLIDSMMSVVFYFSCRSYSMEALNGESQSILEAMTISSGTNIQ